From a single Brassica napus cultivar Da-Ae chromosome C9, Da-Ae, whole genome shotgun sequence genomic region:
- the LOC106382513 gene encoding metallocarboxypeptidase A-like protein ARB_03789 yields MRLQPPPLIICYAILSFLQPFLLLVLAQTNPSVTPINWDLYHSSDDLVEQIHSLVHRHPDKLSIETFKSGNKGYNAEVNVVTYCRGGRQSDDRSNFRILLTFGQHGRELITSELAFRILSILSEEQFLPNINGGATLNNTLLDKLVIKLVPIENFNGRKRVEAGDLCERRNGRGVDLNRNWGVDWGKKEKDYDPYEENPGTAPFSEPETQIMRKLALSFDPHIWINVHSGMEALFMPYDHKNTTPEGLPSQKMRSLLEKVDKLHCQNRCMIGSGGGSVGYLAHGTATDYIYDVVRTPMAFTFEIYGDNQTSSRDCFKMFNPVDLPTFKTLLNDWSAAFFTIFKMGPFHLDQNSTKAAEKWVSIDEYLDGYLVERKNRYGKNMEVIDVGMQEIKTYFRLFLLSSVLLMFMFCSRIAKSKYGRNSIPVVMQ; encoded by the exons ATGCGTCTGCAACCTCCTCCTCTAATAATATGTTACGCCATCTTATCCTTCCTCCAACCATTTCTGTTGCTCGTTCTCGCCCAAACTAACCCTTCCGTTACTCCAATCAACTGGGATCTCTACCACTCCAG TGATGATTTAGTGGAGCAAATACACTCTTTGGTACATCGGCATCCTGATAAGCTTTCG ATTGAGACGTTTAAATCTGGAAACAAGGGCTACAATGCCGAGGTCAACGTGGTTACTTACTGTCGGGGCGGAAGACAGAGTGATGACAGATCAAACTTTAGAATCCTTCTT ACTTTTGGGCAGCATGGGAGAGAGCTTATCACCTCTGAACTCGCCTTTCGGATTTTGTCCATTCTCAGCGAAGAACAGTTCTTACCAAACATTAATGGAGGGGCAACCCTCAACAACACCCTCCTGGACAAGCTTGTCATTAAG CTGGTTCCTATAGAAAACTTTAATGGGCGTAAACGCGTTGAAGCTGGTGATCTTTGTGAACGCAGAAATG GAAGAGGAGTTGACTTGAATCGAAATTGGGGCGTTGACTGGGGCAAGAAGGAAAAA GACTATGATCCATATGAAGAGAATCCTGGAACTGCTCCGTTTAGTGAGCCCGAAACTCAAATAATGCGCAAGCTAGCTTTATCATTTGATCCTCACATATGGATTAACGTCCATTCTGGAATGGAG gctcTATTTATGCCATATGACCACAAAAACACAACCCCGGAAGGATTGCCTTCCCAAAAGATGAGGTCCTTGCTTGAAAAAGTGGATAAACTTCATTGCCAAAACCGTTGCATGATTGGATCTGGCGGAGGCTCTGTTGG GTACCTGGCACATGGTACAGCTACAGATTATATCTATGACGTTGTAAGGACACCAATGGCTTTCACCTTTGAG ATATATGGAGACAACCAGACTTCTTCAAGAGATTGCTTTAAAATGTTCAACCCTGTTGATCTACCCACTTTCAAG ACACTTCTCAACGACTGGTCTGCTGCCTTCTTCACAATTTTCAAAATGGGACCGTTTCATTTAGACCAAAACAGTACCAAGGCTGCAGAGAAATGGGTGTCCATAGATGAGTATTTGGACGGTTACTTGGTGGAAAGGAAGAACAGATATGGGAAGAATATGGAAGTGATCGATGTCGGAATGCAGGAGATTAAGACTTACTTCAGGCTCTTCTTGTTGTCCTCGGTACTTCTGATGTTCATGTTCTGTTCCAGAATCGCCAAGAGCAAGTATGGTAGAAACTCCATACCTGTTGTCATGCAATGA
- the LOC106452654 gene encoding G-type lectin S-receptor-like serine/threonine-protein kinase At5g35370, which yields MRSVFLLLFFCLYLLFASVSCGSFREFVYPNFTASNLRFIDSSKGAFLFSPNSIFKAGLFSPGDDSSSDFYFSIIHVDSDSTIWSSNRDSPVSRAGKMNLSPQGISVIEDGVNQTPVWSTPVLASPVYSLRLMDSGNLLLLDRLNASLWESFRFPTDTIVLGQRLPVGMFLSGSVSRYNLSQGDYKFVVVETGGFMKWRGQNYWKLRMHTQANVDSNFPVEFLTVTTSGLALMGRNGTTAVIRVPLPPSSDFRVAKMDPSGKFIVSRFSGKSMVTEISGPMDPCQVPLVCGKLRVCNLDNDSENESCSCVDGMRLDASKNTCVPVNQSLSLSVSCEGSNISYFELGHGLSYFSTRFTDPVEHDIELSTCHDLCSKNCSCLGVFYENTSRSCYLVKDSFGSLSLVTNSKDNHDLTGYVKLSVKKPNAPHQPPGGKTSFPLTALVLLPCSGFFLVIALGFLWWRRCAVMRYSSIREKQATRLGSFGSGDLGSFRIPGLPRKFEFEELEQATENFKLQIGSGGFGSVYKGILPDQTLIAVKKITNHGLNGRQEFCTEIAVIGNIRHANLVKLRGFCARGRQLLLVYEYMNHGSLEKTLFGGNGPVLEWQERFDIALGTARGLAYLHSGCEQKIIHCDVKPENILLHDHFQPKISDFGLSKLLSPEESSLFTTMRGTRGYLAPEWITNTAISEKADVYSYGMVLLELVSGRKNCLFRSRSNSAAEENHQNNNSSTTTTTSSGLVYFPLYALDMHEQGSYMELADPRLEGRVTSQEVAKLVRIALCCVHEEPALRPTMAAVVGMFEGTIPVGNPRMESLNFLRFYGLRFAESSIVEGGNGESDNMDFHRRESSNSGGYRQSASYVASQEVSGPR from the coding sequence ATGAGATCGGTGTTTCTGTTGTTGTTCTTTTGTCTGTATCTTCTGTTTGCCTCGGTCTCATGTGGCTCTTTCAGAGAATTCGTCTATCCAAATTTCACTGCTTCTAACCTAAGATTCATCGACAGCTCCAAAGGAGCTTTCCTCTTCTCCCCTAACTCCATCTTCAAAGCCGGTTTATTCAGTCCTGGAGACGACTCCTCTTCCGATTTCTACTTCTCAATCATCCACGTCGACTCCGATTCCACAATCTGGTCTTCGAATCGTGACTCTCCCGTTTCGAGGGCAGGGAAAATGAACCTCTCCCCTCAAGGAATCTCCGTTATCGAAGACGGTGTAAACCAAACACCGGTTTGGTCAACGCCGGTTTTAGCCTCTCCGGTTTACTCCCTTCGGTTAATGGACTCGGGAAATCTCCTTTTGCTCGATCGTCTAAACGCTTCTCTTTGGGAAAGCTTTAGATTCCCGACGGACACGATCGTTCTCGGACAAAGACTTCCCGTTGGGATGTTCTTGTCGGGATCCGTCTCGCGGTACAATCTCTCCCAGGGAGATTATAAATTCGTCGTCGTTGAAACTGGTGGGTTTATGAAGTGGAGAGGACAGAACTACTGGAAGCTGAGGATGCATACACAAGCCAACGTCGATTCGAATTTTCCTGTCGAGTTTTTAACCGTCACTACTTCTGGATTGGCTCTGATGGGAAGGAACGGGACAACGGCGGTAATCCGCGTGCCGTTACCGCCGTCCTCCGACTTTCGAGTAGCCAAGATGGATCCGTCTGGTAAATTCATCGTTAGTAGATTCTCTGGTAAGAGTATGGTCACGGAGATCTCTGGTCCTATGGATCCATGTCAAGTTCCGTTAGTGTGCGGCAAGCTCAGAGTTTGCAATCTTGATAATGATTCGGAAAACGAGAGCTGTTCGTGTGTGGATGGGATGCGGTTAGATGCGAGCAAGAATACATGCGTTCCGGTTAACCAATCGTTGAGTTTATCTGTTTCTTGCGAAGGAAGCAATATTTCGTATTTCGAACTCGGTCACGGTCTGTCTTACTTCTCAACTAGATTCACAGATCCTGTGGAACACGATATCGAGTTATCTACGTGTCATGATCTATGCAGTAAGAATTGCTCGTGCCTCGGTGTTTTCTACGAGAACACGTCTCGGTCTTGCTATTTGGTAAAGGATTCGTTtgggtctctctctctagtaaCGAACTCAAAAGACAATCATGATCTTACCGGATACGTAAAGTTGTCGGTGAAAAAACCGAATGCTCCTCATCAACCACCTGGAGGTAAAACTAGTTTTCCTTTGACCGCGCTTGTGCTATTACCTTGCTCTGGTTTCTTCCTTGTGATCGCATTGGGGTTCCTCTGGTGGAGAAGGTGCGCGGTAATGAGATACAGCAGCATCCGTGAGAAGCAAGCAACTAGACTGGGCTCGTTCGGATCAGGAGATCTAGGATCTTTCCGTATCCCTGGCTTACCTCGGAAATTCGAATTCGAAGAGCTTGAACAAGCGACGGAGAATTTCAAGTTGCAGATAGGATCAggcggattcggttcggtttacaAAGGAATCCTCCCGGACCAAACCCTTATCGCGGTCAAGAAAATCACGAACCATGGGCTTAACGGTAGACAAGAGTTCTGCACGGAGATAGCAGTCATTGGCAATATCCGGCACGCGAATCTAGTGAAACTCCGAGGCTTCTGCGCTCGCGGTAGGCAGTTACTGTTGGTCTACGAGTACATGAACCACGGGTCGTTAGAAAAGACCTTGTTCGGAGGGAACGGTCCAGTGCTTGAGTGGCAAGAAAGGTTTGATATAGCGCTTGGAACGGCGCGTGGGCTGGCCTATCTACACAGTGGATGCGAACAGAAGATTATACACTGCGACGTGAAACCcgaaaacattttattacacGATCATTTCCAGCCGAAGATATCTGATTTTGGGTTGTCGAAGCTTTTAAGCCCAGAGGAGTCGAGTTTGTTCACCACCATGAGAGGCACTCGAGGCTATTTAGCTCCCGAGTGGATCACAAACACGGCTATCTCCGAGAAAGCTGACGTTTACAGCTACGGGATGGTGTTGTTAGAGCTAGTGAGCGGTCGGAAAAACTGCTTGTTCCGGTCAAGGAGCAACAGCGCAGCGGAGGAGAATCATCAGAACAACAACTCTTCCACCACTACTACCACCAGTTCTGGTTTGGTTTATTTTCCTTTGTACGCTTTGGATATGCACGAACAAGGGAGTTACATGGAGCTGGCGGACCCGAGGCTAGAGGGTCGGGTGACGAGCCAAGAGGTTGCGAAGTTGGTTCGGATAGCTTTGTGCTGTGTTCACGAGGAGCCGGCTCTGAGGCCCACGATGGCGGCGGTTGTTGGTATGTTCGAGGGGACCATACCGGTGGGGAATCCGAGGATGGAGTCGCTCAACTTCTTGAGGTTTTATGGGTTGAGGTTTGCGGAGTCTTCTATTGTTGAAGGGGGAAATGGGGAGAGTGACAATATGGATTTTCACCGGAGAGAGAGCTCTAATAGTGGCGGCTATAGGCAGTCAGCTTCTTACGTGGCATCACAGGAGGTGTCGGGTCCACGGTGA